In a genomic window of Phalacrocorax aristotelis chromosome 8, bGulAri2.1, whole genome shotgun sequence:
- the NUDCD2 gene encoding nudC domain-containing protein 2: MSAPFEERSGPVPCGTPWGRWYQTLEEVFIEVQVPPGTRAEEVRCSLQSRHIALSVRGREVLQGKLFDSTITDEGTWTLEDRKLIRIVLMKTNRDAGNCWMSLLENEYAADPWVQDQMQKKLTLERFQRENPGFDFSGAEISGNYSKGGPDFSSLEK; the protein is encoded by the exons ATGTCGGCCCCGTTCGAGGAGCGGAGCGGGCCGGTGCCCTGCGGGACGCCCTGGGGCCGCTGGTACCAGACCCTGGAGGAGGTGTTCATTGAGGTGCAGGTGCCGCCGGGCACCCGGGCCGAGGAGGTCcgctgcagcctgcagagccgGCACATCGCGCTCTCCGTGCGGGGCCGGGAGGTGCTGCAG GGTAAACTTTTTGACTCTACGATAACTGATGAAGGAACGTGGACATTAG AAGACAGGAAGCTGATACGAATTGTTCTAATGAAGACAAATCGAGATGCTGGAAATTGTTGGATGTCTCTGTTAGAAAATGAATATGCTGCTGATCCTTGGGTACAGGACCAGATGCAAAAGAAACTTACACTGGAGCGATTCCAAAGAGAG AACCCTGGATTTGACTTCAGTGGGGCAGAAATTTCTGGAAATTACAGCAAAGGAGGACCAGACTTTTCTAGTCTTGAAAAGTAA
- the CCNG1 gene encoding cyclin-G1, with protein sequence MIETLVTTEAQELLYQLTALLEQELRCQPKTSGLRLIESAHDNGLRMTARLRDFEVKDLLSLTQFFGFNTETFSLAVNFLDRFLSKMKVQPKHLGCVGLSCFYLAVKASEEERNVPLATDLIRISQYRFTISDMMRMENIVLEKLSWKVKATTAFQFLQLYHSLIHENLSCERRKYLNFERLETQLKACHCRIMFSKAKPSVLALSILALEIEEQKLMELTEALEFLQLHSKINNRDLTFWKELVLKCLTEYSSSKCSKPNVQKLKWIVSGRTARQLKHSYYRITHLPTIPETSS encoded by the exons ATGATTGAAACACTTGTAACTACGGAAGCGCAGGAACTGCTGTACCAGCTCACCGCCCTGTTGGAGCAGGAGTTAAGATGTCAGCCAAAGACCTCTGGCCTGAGACTAATTGAATCGGCTCATGATAATGGCCTCCGAATGACTGCAAGGCTGCGAGACTTTGAAGTGAAAGATCTCCTCAGCTTAACTCAATTCTTTGGCTTCAATACAGAGACGTTTTCTCTAGCTGTGAATTTCTTAGATAGATTCTTGTCAAAAATGAAG gTACAGCCTAAACATTTGGGCTGTGTTGGACTCAGCTGCTTCTACTTGGCTGTGAAGGCAtcagaagaagagagaaatgttCCTTTAGCCACAGACTTAATTCGAATAAGCCAGTATAGGTTCACCATTTCTGATATGATGAGAATGGAGAATATTGTGTTGGAGAAACTGTCTTGGAAAGTAAAAGCTACGACAGCCTTCCAATTTCTACAATTATATCATTCACTCATTCATGAGAATTTAAGCTGTGAAAG GAGAAAATACCTTAATTTTGAGAGACTTGAGACCCAGCTTAAGGCATGTCATTGCAGAATCATGTTTTCTAAAGCCAAG CCTTCTGTCTTGGCACTGTCTATTCTGGCACTAGAAATAGAAGAACAAAAACTAATGGAGTTGACAGAGGCATTGGAATTTCTGCAATTGCATTCCAAG ATAAACAACAGAGATTTGACCTTCTGGAAGGAACTGGTGTTGAAGTGCCTTACAGAATATTCCTCAAGCAAGTGTTCCAAACCAAATGtccagaaattaaaatggattGTGTCTGGACGTACAGCACGGCAGCTTAAACATAGCTACTACAGAATAACGCACCTTCCTACAATACCAGAGACCAGCTCATAA